GAGTTGATGTTAAGGACGGAGAACGCCCTATAATTATGGTGTGTTTCATGCTACTTAAATTTCTTCTGCCATTTGTGAGAGTACTGTATGTGTTTATTATCATGCTGACATTTTTCCTCCTTTTTATAGTACGATGATGATGAAGGTGATAAAATTGTTCTTGCGACTGATAATGATCTTGGTACGGCTGTCAGCTGTGCTAGGTCTGCAGGAGTGAAGGTGAAGATATCTGCTTCTACTAGCTTTTTCATTACCATTTCAATTTGCTTCTAATATAAAGCATCTTTGTATTTCAGGCTTTGAAGTTGCATTTGGATTTTGGCAGATTAACCAAAGCAACAACTCCAAATTCTTGTACAGCTACTATTCAGAAAACCAGTGTTATTTCTGTAAGCTCCATTACTTTTGCAAGTGCAATTGCTATAGCAAGCGTTGGCATGTTAGTCTACTTAAAGCACTCCAAACATTGATGTATTTGCCTGTTTGGGGGGACAAAAAGAAAGCAATAATCGCTCTGTATGATTTCAAGAGCACTTATTGCCCTTTGAAGGCTCATTACAATTAAGGGAATCTAAATCTTGGATACTGAAATAGGCCAATGATGTGAGGTTCATAAACTTGAgtcttttttgtttttgggtTATTCCCCCATGGTGAAGCCAAGGTGATTAGTTAACATAGCCACTTGTATTTTTTGTGTCTCTTATGTAATTGCAACCATTAATTTCTCGTCCTTCGTAGTGGGAATATGTATAGGTAATGTCTTGGCATAATAAATGTCAGACGTTTTCTTTTTTCATCAATATAAGAGCATTTACTTGTTGCTTAAATGAgttatttatcttaattttctagaattattatataacatattaaatattttgcataaatttattttaatactaaAGTGGATAaagtgtttaatttaattttacgaGCTTAATAATTGACCCCATATTAATATTTAAGacatttttaattactttttcgCATTCAAAGTATTTTTGTGTAACAACGATGTTTAATACTATGCAACCTATATAACAACATCGGAGAAGGTGCAATGTTTCCTGCAAATTCAGATAATACATGCAACGAACTTCCCGTTTCATCATCATGAAATCTCTGCTAAACACCTTCGCTGGTTCAACCATGATGTTTGCATGGTCTGGTTTGTGGGCTACTCTATGCCTaaggggggtaaattcatttttacCTTGCCAAAGTTTCACTGAGTTTTTGACATTTTGTTGCTAAATTCTTGTTACTGCTTGTGCTCAACGGGAAATTTCGTTAATGCTATAATTTATGTAAAGATTTTTTAGTTAGTCCAGGAATTGTTtctcaaaaatatttatcacaacatactttttttataatttaattagtgTAATTATGTACGTTCATAGGGAAGGCAAAGCGAGCGTTTAATATAGTTTTTAcagttattttatataaacacAATGCAGTAAATTGATGCAGAGCAAATTTAACCATTTTGCGGTACAACCTCTGTATCAGACCATAATTGCAGActtcatttgttttcttttgctTCGTGTCATGCGGACAAATATGGATTTATGTGGCGttatattcaaattaaataaatgcaTTATTTTGAAAGTAAATAGGAATCactattttccttttctaaatagtaataataataataataataagaagaagaaggtgTAAACGTATGAGGACAGATGAGAATGTAGCAAGATACAGAACTATATgttgaaattattatattttgtttccATCTATTGTGACCGTTACAATGTAAAGGGACCATGTTTGTATCTGAAACTCTTTTCTCCATTGTTATAAACccaatctctctctctctctttctctctctctctctctcacacacactaGATCACACAAACAATGATTCCCTACGGCGACATGCTCAAGGGATCATTTGAATGTCAACAACTTCAAGTATCCTCCATTATCAGAGATGTAAACTACAGGTGATTCAGTGTGTTCTCTCTACTCCAACTCTATATATCATTCCTAGGTGTTAATATTGTTGTGGGTGTTGTTCACTTTAAATTTTGAGCTTTCAACTTCAACCATGTGTGATGTGTTTCCTTTGCATGCTTCTATGTAGTTGTGGTTCGTGTGGTTATGAACTGAACCTGAACTCCAGCAACCGCAACACTGGTCTCATAGACTCAAAGTCCATAAAGAGAGGCATCATCTCCTTCTTCTCTGTGGATGAGAGCAGGTTCACTCAGATCCAGCAACTTCCCTGGTCATTTTGGATACCCTTTTTCAACTCCAAGCGCCAACAAAGAACCAAGCTCCTTTGCAGAAACTGTGCCAGCCACCTTGGCTATGCCTACACTCTTCCCTCCCAATCACAATCCTGGGATGGCATCTCTGATGATTCCAGAATCTATGATATAAAACTGACCGCTTTGTTACCTTCCTTCTGTGAGGAACCAACTCAACCGTTAGAGAATATGGCCAAGTATGAGAGTGCATCTTCTACTGTGGTGTTCTAATTCTGTAAGGGACAGGGACATATGCAGTTTCTTGTTTACTTTTAAAGAATAGGGTTGGTCGGGGTTGTTTGGTAGAGATGTGAATTAATGTATTCTGCTTTTTTATTACCGTGGTGAGTGTGAAGATATTTGgtcaatattctttattttcttcaatgtgCTTAGTTGATCATATAAATCTTGTGGACTCTGTCTAGCTTTTTGTATATTGTATAATCTCCTTGTTATTTTACAATGTTGAATTAGGAACAATCTTTAGGGATACACACCTCAAAGTGCAACAGTAATGGATTTTTACCTTCACCTTTTTGTTAATTCATGCAGTGATCTTCATTTCCCGTTGTTCTTTCTCATGTCCTTGAATTGATTAGTCTGTCCTATAATCTTTTTTAATTGAACAATATGGTAAGATAACTTAATTTGTTGGAATAAACCATATAAAAGAACTGTAGAACACATACACTTCCAAAATTTCCCTTGCGATATGCCTTTGTCTGTAATAACTTCAAAGAATGAACATATAACAAAGATTCCATTCTATTCCAATAAAAATCGTAGCCCCCAGTGTTGAGTTTTTCCTTTGATAAGTACCTTCCCTCAAGCCAATTTGGATAGAAGGACAGGAAAACGAAACCAAAAATCTTGTGTGAGCACAAAATGCTATTTgaaccaatatatatatatatatatatatatactgttTTTAGTCAACCCAATTTATGTCCAGCTGTTTTAATTCTGTGAGCCATTTTTGTGGATCTTGAGAAACAGTGGGTCTAGATGGTGTCTTGATCTGAATATCTACTTCAGGTGATGCTACATCATCCTCAACTTTCTTATCCTTGTCAAGGTTGCCCTGTTTGCTTCTCTGTCTCCTCACCTTGAGGGACAGAAGGCGAGAAACCTGATTAAGTCCACCCCACTTTTCCAGTGCACGTGCTATATCAAAGCGTCCTGTGGGaaaattctattatatactaACTTCAAAATGAAAGTGGGATGAAGTTACAGCCATGTGATGTTACAAATTTCATCCATCTTTCTTTCTTAGACTTGAAAGCGAATAGAACTATGGTTTGTTGTTGGAAGCAATAAAATCAAAGGTTTGGAGAATATCTCAACTTACCTGCACGTTCAAATGACTTTCTGCTGGGCATAAATGAAGGGTCCATTCCCCAGCTCCTTTGAAATCTATTTATCTGCATGAACCAATGAGTTATAATCTGATTGAAGATGTAAACAATGTTATACTTATGCATGCTCTCTATCATGAAATAATCTTTAACATAGGTGCATAACCTTTATCCTTCTTAATGTCCTTGATTTAACATTTTAGCCTGTCATTCTTGTTAAGTGAATAACGTCCTATTtggataaaataaattataggaGACCCAAAACGAAGCATACAAAATGAATTGACCTTCTCGCATAAGTTAAAATCAATTATGAAACTCAActtatgaataaattaaataaagagagctTCTATAAAAGCTAAGTGCATATATTAATGTTAGATAGAAGAAACTCATTTCATTTTGCCTTattgctttcttttctttaaaGTGTTTGTGAAGAAATTTATGAAAAGAGGAACTTTTGCAGGTCACCTCATCATGCAAATTTTCAAGATTGTCCCAGTAACCCTTTGGCTTGCGGTGTTTGTAAGCCAGAGAGAGGTTCATTATAATTGCAATCTTTCTGAACCCCCCCATGCGATTTATAGCCTTCTCAATATCAACTCTTCCATGCAAACGAAGTTGCTTCCTCATTGGCATGAATCCTTCTTGTCCATGTTCTGCAATGAATTTCAGGATTTCAGATTTAAGGACTTCAATGTCCCTTTGTAATCCTGGAACTCTTGGTCTTTGTTGAGATAAGCTTTGAGAATTGCAATCAGACAACTCTTCAACTGAACAGTAGCTGTCATCATCTGCAAAGCCAGATGGAGCAGTTTGCTGCCTTGAATTTGTATTTTGCTTACTTTCCAAAATATTTGATGCTGTCTTGTTCTCAATGTAGTCTCTTATTGCACACAAGTTTGATGGGAGATCTTCATAAATGACCTGAAATAATATTGTTAAAAGAAATAACATTTCCCTATTCAAATATACTCAGTACATGAATGTGTATATTGTTTGGAGTCACAGACAAGTGGATCACTTTTCCTTCAAAAGATTGTATCTAACACAAATGTATAACGCTTCTCTCTCTAAAAGAAAAACAGGACATGGATAAATATGCATGTTTCATGCTTCCACTTATATAGGTTAAACATACCGAGTAACTGTCTATTTTAGATGACAGAGCTTGCATTTTTCTATTAAAAGGTTATCTTAGGTGAACTACAGTGAACTGTAAACTGTAGCACAGTGATATGGATCAACCAAATCGAATCAAATAATTCACAAACACCTCTTCCATGATAGCTTCAGAAAGGAAAGTGTCTTTGCGCATTTTTGACTCCACAGAGTACTTTAGCAGTGTATGATGATTTCCGAGTTGCTCAAAAGTCCACTTTCCCTGGAATGAGTCAAAGTCCCCTTCAACCTGTTCAAAACTGATCTCTTGTTCTAAATATTCACACAAGTCTAGCACAACACGAGCATGAAGCACCATATAAAGCAGGCCCTTACACCCTTCCTGAATATTGATTACATTAGGGAGTTATAAAATCACAAGTTCATAATTGTGCTAGTCACTGATAAGGAAATACTTGTGCATTTTGTTGAAAGTGGAAGGTGAAGGTAGAACAATAGTTGGTATTAATACAGTGACCAGCAAACAAACTAGAATATTAACTGTTATTCAAATTGCACCATACCTGGAGAATGCGGACTTTATTGTTATCTCGTGATAAAATCTTACTAATTGCTAAATTTGGAACTATTCTGCAGTAAATGATTTTATTTCAAGTCAGGAATATTAGACATGAGATCATGCAGAATCTTCTGCAGTACACACACTACTTACTCAGGAAGAGTTTCATAGGAAGACATGGCATTCCATACATCACAAACAGGAGCTTTAACTGTTATGCTTGCAAAAACACAGCGATGAACACCTCCATTTTCCTTAACATGAACACATGCAAAAACTTTGATCACAAATTTAGCTCGTTCTCAGAACTAAGGCCAACACATAGCAATTTTAGTGCAGGTGAGTTACCAAAAGTCCATCAAATCTACGGAGATGAATTTCATCCACCACACAAGGCCTGTCAAGACTGCAAGTTTTCCCAAATGCACCCCAATTATTGATATTCACGTCACTGGAAGACAAGGGAGAGGAACCCGAAATTGAGCGAACTAAATCTTCTTTGTTTTCTCCAGTTGACAACTTATTATTTTCTGCCAGGGAAAGTTTCAGATTTCCTGAAATATTCCTTTCGACTCTATATGCCAAGGCTCGAAGGTTCACGGGAAGATCAGATCTGATAATCCTTTCCAAGAATATAGCTGGGAAATTGAATCTTGGTATAACATTAACTTCATACGATACATTAGTTGATGAAGATCTGCAAGAAACAGAATTGAAGAATAAACTGTAAACTTCCAAGCCAATAGCAAATGAATATaacttcttttgctttcattCTATTTTGATTTTGGTCTATACAGAAGTAGAACATAGTCGAGAGTTTAAGTTCAAAATCATTGGTATGAAAATACTCAACAGAATCATACATGAACTTGTAtcatagagaaagaaaagaaggtttttttttattgaatagaaTGAACAACAAGAAATAGGAGACACTCTCTCCTTCAAGGGTTTCCCTACACAAAAGATTTCTCCTTTGACAAAGAGATAATGCTCAATCTAGAAATTGAACATCTTTCCTCTCTTCTATCCTTCTTCCCCTATTTATATCTAACACACATCTCAAGTAAGTAACTACTAACTCATTAAATTCTATCTATCTTGACTAACTTCTCCTTCCCCTTGTACCCTAACAACTTAGAAGTAACACAAGGATCTCCATATGAAGGCCAAAAGTGAAGCCTCTTCTGTCATAGTAACTTCATCCAGAATTCCAAACTTTGAGTGTGTTGGCAATACTTTAGCATGATACACTACATCTCatgtaaacaaaataatttgaactgaaACAGCCTTAGGGTGTCCAATGAGTTcagaagtaaaataaaaatatagtctCTAAATCATACTAGGCTGCTTAGCAATCAATGGATATCAAGGGTATATAAGTTCTACCTTGTTCCTGATTTTACAGACCATTTGCCCTCAAACTTCTTAAAGTCTCCATCAACCATGGAAAAGTGAAGTTCTCGGTCCCACGCCTGgagcattaaaaaaatatgtatcaaATATGCAGTGAGTGCCTTCTTTGTTGAGAACAATTCTTGAGAAAGTTTTCCATCAATCAAGTAATGGCTGCATGGAAATTTCGCTTAGGGTGCCTGGCAAGATGCACAGTCACTTAGACTATAAAATGAACACTTCAAATACTTCTAGCTGTCTTAtacaatttattaaatttatatactgATACAAAtgaataaacattaaaaaaattattgtcttTGCATATTCTTATTAAAGTTCATATAAACCATGGCTGTATTGCGTCTTACAAAATTTCATGTATCCTTGCATATCTTGTGTTTAACAGTGTCCTGTCCTAGGTACTCATTACTCagatacaaataaatataatttgacACAAACACAAATTTGATGACCCTGAACCGTGGGTGTAAATAATGCATTGTTGCAGCATTTATACTACTTGATGTGAGATTTACACACCCCATAATACCCAAGTTTCTGTCACAGTACTGCTCCTTTGTAGAATTGCTAATTCTAATAGTTTAAAGAGGTGTTGGAAAGTTTCACATTGTTTGTCTCAATTTGTTGGGTATAACTTTAgtcatttgttttaaaataattggtCTTTAGATGAAATTTAATGTAAATGTCATTTGAGCAACTTAAGTCTCTGCCTCAATTCTATTATTTTGCCACATAAACAACCATCTACAGCACTAAAATCCTAATCCTGTTAAGTGACTCTTCTTGCGGGTCATTATCCGAGTATTTGAAATGAAAGAGCTGCTATGCAGAGATGATTCATCATATTTTGTTGTTTCACATGCAGTCAACAGATTCAGTGTAGTAACCTTAAACCTTATCGTTCAACGTTTTGAATCCTAACTGTCAAACTCTTAACTTTATCTCAAGTTAAGAATTTAGGGGGTTTGTATCCATTTCAATACTGAATGCAGTAACTGAATCACAGAAGGATAAAATGTTATTTCTAAGTGTTTACGGATGAGATGCTCACAGAATTGACGAATTCTTGAAGATCCAACACAACTCGAGCTTCTATGTGCCAATACATTGACCTTTGAAATCCTCTTTGCTCTAACCATATTCGTCCAGGGTATGGGCAAGGTATTTTTCCACTGTCGAACAAACAATGCTAACAGTCATAATCTCATACAAAACTTACACAAAAAAACACTACAAATATTACTACTGTTATCAAATCATCTCGCTAATCACTTCCAATGTTAGttctcaagaaaaaaaaaagaagcatCAATTACTGTGATGAAATGTCAACTTGATTACAGAAAAAACATCTAACTACTTACATTACTTTGGTTCGTTATTGTcacttttttcttataatatatatCATGTTTTCTGATTGGTGTAGTTGATGGTCCAAGAAAATTTTCATCATTACATTACTTAATTACAAGTTGCTAAGTACAGTAAACTTATTTGCTTTTACAGTAATTATGTCAAAAGTCATATTTTCAATATTGTTAATGTAAATTATTTACTGAGATACAGAGATTAAAagttaacataatttataaaattacctCCACACAAGGTTTGGAATGAAATCAGCAAGATGCTCATAATCAGTGAGAGCGTTCCAAATGGATTCAATGTCAGCACTGACAGAAATTTCAGCCTTAACCCTCCTTTCCCTCCAAGAAACCACTTGAACCTCGCACTGCACTTCACGTTCAACCTCTTCATTTTCTTCCTCTACCCCATTATGATTACCATTCCCTACTTCTTTCTCACACCGGACTCTGGGTTTGCACTGAGTTGACGAAACCGCAATGCCCTTGAGAGCAGAGTGGGAGGGGAAGAAGAGGGTGAGAGATAGAAGCGGTGGTTTGGATAGGAAGCGCAGAGAAAGAGGTTGTGCTCCTCCAAGGTTGCTGattgaagaagctgtgcaaATGGTGATCATGTCATGAGAGACAGAAAGAGCAGAGTGAGTGCTGGAGAAGCTGAGATGGTGTAGTTGTTGATGTTGTCGTTCATGTCATGCCATTGCTGAATGGAGTGCATGCATATGGATAAGAGCCACTAGTCTTTGCTTTTGTCGTTTTCTGTTACAGTTTGCACTTTTCATATCAATTGGTGGTTCTCATGCACACACGTTGCTGCCTTTTCTTTCTATCCACAATTTTCCAACCTTTTTCATGGCTTAATATTTTTGGTAAAACTGTTTGTTTCTGCAGTTTAGTGGTGCTATATCATTAAGTATCATTAAGTTAAGAACAATGAGATTATTTTGGAGtttgaaatcaagaaaattCATGTTCTAAATATGAGCATGGATTATCTTTCTATTTTCAGTTGATAATTGATGTTTTACTGTGTTTTTTAGAACATTAATTATCCAAACTTTTTTTGTAGTGAACATCATGAGAATCAATGttgattattttttgtctcaGATAATTAATGTTGTGATTGTTTGTTAATAATCCGTGTCTATTATTTTTCACTTAAAATCGATCCTAGGTACACCATAAATTGATTGTGAACtttttttacaattaataacactttaatttataaatagttaTATTAACTAGTAATAAACTCgttaatgaattaaaataatattttttatcggcaaataatttttatagaaagatataacaatatttttcgtaattttaaatattatataaaaaactattatgaaTCCTATAAATACATGATGGTAGTCTTTTACATGTTGATATAACAAAAAGTTTTGCTTGAAAATTGCTGGATTTAAGACTGTTGTTGCTGGAAGACACAAAATTGAGCAtgttaaaaagtaattaaaactataaaaaagattcatttatcttgtttttctttgatttactTGATCAATTTGATTTTGCATATGGGGGTGAGAGGGTTGAATATTGAAGGAGAGTTTCTGAATTTCACTGGAATGGATATTTATTTGGAAGAGAAGGTTGtggaaaaaatttattaaataaaaaataatttaagatatacaaaataattaatcgttatattaattaaattagatattatttaaattagtttatattattgataaataatttttaaattaataattaattagtatttatgttttagttaataactttagaatataaataaatagtaatttaaaCTTTCTTAGTTTTGATGGTGTTGTTGCTCATTATAACGTAATCCctttcattttgaaaaaaaaatgttcttttgGGCATTCTGTTTAGTTTGACATTTTCCCTTCAATTTATTTTCGATAATATATGAATTAGACCTGatcaaactatttttttagctcAGCCACAATCTTTAATTTACATCAGTCTTATCATTAtgcattattaaattaatataaaattaaacttaATGAGCTTTACTTtacattttatcctttttttattttctgtctGATTCTTTAGTCAACCTATGAACAAGGCTGCCGAATTAAGTTGAGCCAAATTGACATTTTTTTAACTTACTATAAAGGTGAGTCAAATTAAGTTGCCTACTTTTTCACAACTAAACGTACTTTTTCATTCACATTTCATGTATTATGTTTGATTTCCCATCAGCAGAAATTCTCAAGTATGCAAAACAGATAAGGATAATTAGTTGATTCAGAACgaaaaatcaaatacaaatttCAGTACGTAGACAACAAACGACAACAGCACAAGTGTTACTACTAGACTTGAACATACTTATAAAATCTGAAATTTCCCCATTATTTATTAGTAGCACATTAAGTGGTAAAAGATTTTCATCATCGGATGGTGATAAAATCAGTTATGAGATTCAGGGACACCCCCCTCTTTGAATAACTCAGATAATCTGGAGGCCAAACTCTGTTTTGCTGCAGGTGAGACGCCATGCTTACCAATCATTGACTCCAACACAGCCTCTGAAAGCAGTTTATTCTCTATAACAGTACTGGCTTCTTCCGGAATGGCTCCATCTTTAGAGAAACTTATCTGTTTGCAAATCaattaaataatgaaaaagatGTACTAATGTTTCTTGGAACAACATACATGAGTAAGCAAAATAGATGAGAGTGGATAATTTATAGGAATAACCATGGCATGACGTGAAATTGATGCatgacaacaacaacaacaacgtACTTTGAAAACATAATAATCACTAACCAATAATGATCCTTTAGGCAACACTGTGAAAAGGATAGAGGAGCCTGGTGGGAACGTTTCGTCTTTGAAAATAGAAACAAACTTGTCTATTGCTTCAGCTTCTGCCTCAGTGTAAATCCCAAGAGACTTCCAAATGGCTACACAATTTTCTGACACTTTCTCTGAGTATTGCTGCCCCGTCAAGGGTAAGATCATTGTTACCTGCATAAATTTCTCAAACGGACCTGAACAGTGAACAAAACATCCTTTTAGTTTCTTCGCATTCACATGCTGAAACCATATCTCTAAACCTTACAACGAGCTTCCCATACACGTTTACAGTCACATTTTCAAAACACTATTACCTAGCACACAACCAAAGATGCTACATCCACAACATTCATTTGATTAtatcattatttaatatattttttgttttgtaaaattAGTAACAAGGAAATTTTAGGAGAAAAAACCGAAGATTGTGAATTCAATTATATATCTTATGAAGTATAAAGTGTTTTTTGTGAATCACTGAAACTGTAGTATAATATAAACTCActgctgaaaaaaaaataaaaaaaaataatataaactcaCACTACACTGACACTTGTTATCACTGAGACTGTACAATTTTTTACATTGAACATAAAATTCTTACTTAGATATaacaaatgaaaataatttctataataattatttgaaaaatgaGGGTTTTGTTTTGTCAGTATCTTTATAGGCAGTTGGTAAAAGACCAAAAAAGTAGTTAGTTAGTTAATTACCTGTAATTATATCTCTGAAGAATTCGACGGAATCCGTTAATTCGGGAGCAGACTTGCCGTTCCACTTGACGGAGAGAAGAGGAACGGCATTGGGTTGGAGGTAGACTCCAATGGCAGTGAATTTAACGAAATTGTCTTGAATCTGGAGGCCCCTGACGCCGGCGCCGGCGAGGAAGAAGGCGGTGGCGGAGGAGGGAGGGTTGACGGTGGGAGGGAAAGTGACGTTGTCGACGTCTAGGGCGGTTACGGAAGGGAGTGACATTGGAAGCAGTGAGTGAATTTGATGGGTTGAagtgaaatgaaaagaaaaattgaatataaagaGGGGAGGGTTGATGAAGGGTAGGTAGAGGAATGGGAAATGGAAGGTGGCGCCATCAAGCATTCAATGCAAAATATAAGGTTTATATAATTCtgcaaaacattaaaaaaaagtgaagaaataAGGTGTATAAACATGTAAACAAAATGATAACAATGGTTATAAAAAACTAGAAGatcaaaaaataacttttaaaagtTGAAAACTATATGAAAATTATTGGTGTATatgtgtttaaaaataaaagttgaagttgaaaatatataaaaaaaagtaaaaataagtaaatgatttttataagaaatttgaagataaaaaaataattacggttataaaaaataagaagatagaaaaaaacttttaaaggtcccaaaactataaaaagattaatattatatatataatgttgtttaaaaataaaatcttaagtTAGAATATGTAAAAAAccaaaaataactaaaaactaaaaacaagtatattatattaatacttTCACTATTATTCATTACAACTAATTTTGACTTAAATAcaaacaaaatttcaagaaaacaactttGTTAAACACCCATCCTATTAGAAGCATTTAACTAAGTTTTAAACCTACACTTGaacaaaaatctacacgcaAAAATCTACACGCAAAAGTATTAGAGAGAAAGGACTCTTACCAATGCTTTACCAAAGCAGTCAACTCACCACAGTTGAATCTATGCACGCGACCACTGAGATCCTCTAATTTGAAGGCAAATGAATTTGCATAACCTACAGATTGACATCCAGACTTTGCTGTGTCTGCCCCAGAAATTTCACTGCAATAGAGCATCAAATAGGTCGTCAATTTATGGATCAGAACAAAAACAATCATTTTCTTTAAACATTTGCACAACCAGACTACCTATGAGTATCGGAATCGTCTGATGGTTCTAGATTAAGAGCTGAGTCCCAAAACttctatataattatatttgcCATATCATGAACAGCTCCAGAGCTACTCTCAAACTACAAACAAAACACATTTCAGTAATCAAAAATTGGAATCTGTTA
The sequence above is a segment of the Phaseolus vulgaris cultivar G19833 chromosome 2, P. vulgaris v2.0, whole genome shotgun sequence genome. Coding sequences within it:
- the LOC137812515 gene encoding uncharacterized protein, which codes for MITICTASSISNLGGAQPLSLRFLSKPPLLSLTLFFPSHSALKGIAVSSTQCKPRVRCEKEVGNGNHNGVEEENEEVEREVQCEVQVVSWRERRVKAEISVSADIESIWNALTDYEHLADFIPNLVWSGKIPCPYPGRIWLEQRGFQRSMYWHIEARVVLDLQEFVNSAWDRELHFSMVDGDFKKFEGKWSVKSGTRSSSTNVSYEVNVIPRFNFPAIFLERIIRSDLPVNLRALAYRVERNISGNLKLSLAENNKLSTGENKEDLVRSISGSSPLSSSDVNINNWGAFGKTCSLDRPCVVDEIHLRRFDGLLENGGVHRCVFASITVKAPVCDVWNAMSSYETLPEIVPNLAISKILSRDNNKVRILQEGCKGLLYMVLHARVVLDLCEYLEQEISFEQVEGDFDSFQGKWTFEQLGNHHTLLKYSVESKMRKDTFLSEAIMEEVIYEDLPSNLCAIRDYIENKTASNILESKQNTNSRQQTAPSGFADDDSYCSVEELSDCNSQSLSQQRPRVPGLQRDIEVLKSEILKFIAEHGQEGFMPMRKQLRLHGRVDIEKAINRMGGFRKIAIIMNLSLAYKHRKPKGYWDNLENLHDEINRFQRSWGMDPSFMPSRKSFERAGRFDIARALEKWGGLNQVSRLLSLKVRRQRSKQGNLDKDKKVEDDVASPEVDIQIKTPSRPTVSQDPQKWLTELKQLDINWVD
- the LOC137812516 gene encoding uncharacterized protein At4g08330, chloroplastic-like, which codes for MIPYGDMLKGSFECQQLQVSSIIRDVNYSCGSCGYELNLNSSNRNTGLIDSKSIKRGIISFFSVDESRFTQIQQLPWSFWIPFFNSKRQQRTKLLCRNCASHLGYAYTLPSQSQSWDGISDDSRIYDIKLTALLPSFCEEPTQPLENMAKYESASSTVVF
- the LOC137812517 gene encoding chalcone--flavanone isomerase 2-like isoform X1 — protein: MLDGATFHFPFLYLPFINPPLFIFNFSFHFTSTHQIHSLLPMSLPSVTALDVDNVTFPPTVNPPSSATAFFLAGAGVRGLQIQDNFVKFTAIGVYLQPNAVPLLSVKWNGKSAPELTDSVEFFRDIITGPFEKFMQVTMILPLTGQQYSEKVSENCVAIWKSLGIYTEAEAEAIDKFVSIFKDETFPPGSSILFTVLPKGSLLISFSKDGAIPEEASTVIENKLLSEAVLESMIGKHGVSPAAKQSLASRLSELFKEGGVPESHN